The sequence CCCTCGCCGAAGCCCAGGCCGCGCTGGCGGCTGCCCTGGCCGAGGCCGGACGGCGCGAGCAGCAGATCGCGGCGGTGGTGGTGGATCGCGGCGGCCACCTCGTCGCCGCGGCGCGGATGGACGGCGTCGGGTACCAGGCGCTGGAGATCGCCCGGCGCCGGGCGGCCGCGGCCCTTTATCTGGGCGAGCCGACCCGAGAGCCAGCCCTTCGCCTCGCCCGCGACCCGGCCGAGGCGGCGCAGCTGGCCGGGCTGGGCGAGATCCTGGTGCAGCCGGGCGGCTTCCCCTGGCGCGACGCCGGCGCGGTGGTCGGCGCCCTCGGCATCGCCGGCGCCGGGGCGGAGGACGACCACGCCATCGGCGATATCGCGATCGGCATGCTCTAGACGTTTTGCCGATTGCCTTTCCCGCCGCTTCCGCGACATTGATAGGGCAAGGCACCCGCCAGAGGTGCTCGAGGCCAACAGGGGGAGAGAGCATGCAGGCTGCGGCCACGCCGCCCGCACCGGGAGATGCGCTTCTGACCGCGGATTCGGTCAACCTCGCCTTCGGCGGGGTCAAGGCCCTGACCGATGTCGGCTTCACCG comes from Inquilinus sp. Marseille-Q2685 and encodes:
- a CDS encoding heme-binding protein, which encodes MPDFAPALAEAQAALAAALAEAGRREQQIAAVVVDRGGHLVAAARMDGVGYQALEIARRRAAAALYLGEPTREPALRLARDPAEAAQLAGLGEILVQPGGFPWRDAGAVVGALGIAGAGAEDDHAIGDIAIGML